CCGTGTGGTAAATCCCTTGGCTCGTATTCCCGGTGTGGGTACGGTTTCCATCAGCGGCGCGCCGCAGCGTGAAATTCAGGTATATTGCGACCCTTATAAACTGGAGGCTTACAATCTGAGCATCGAAACCATCAGTTCCATTATTGGGGCGGAGAACAGGAATATTCCCGGTGGAAATTTTGATATAGGTAATGAGACATATTCGCTGCGCGTGGAAGGAGAGTTTGACGATTCGCGTCAGCTTGAAGACATTGTGGTGGGAACTCACAATGGAGCCAGCATCCATCTGCGTGATGTTGCCAAAGTAGTGGATACGGTGGAAGAACGTGCTCAGGAGACTTATAATAATGGTGTGAAGGGAGCTATGATCGTCGTTCAGAAGCAATCCGGCGCCAATTCTGTAGAAATATCCGAAAAGGTGCAGCAGGCACTTCCCCGTTTACAGAAGAATTTGCCGAGTGATGTGAAGTTAGGTGTGATTGTCGATACTTCCGAGAATATTCTGAATACGATTGACAGCTTAACGGAAACCGTAATGTATGCATTGCTGTTCGTTGTTATTGTAGTATTTCTTTTCTTGGGTCGTTGGCGTGCTACGCTGATTATCTGCATTACGATTCCGCTTTCATTGATAGCCTCGTTTATTTATCTGGCTGTTTCGGGTAATACGATCAACATTATTTCCCTTTCTTCACTTTCCATTGCTATTGGTATGGTGGTGGACGATGCCATTGTGGTGTTGGAGAATGTCACTACACATATAGAACGTGGTTCCGAACCGAAACAGGCTGCTGTGCATGGTACAAATGAGGTGGCAATTTCTGTTGTCGCCTCTACATTGACTATGATTGCCGTATTCTTTCCGTTGACTATGGTAAGCGGTATGTCCGGTGTGCTGTTCAAGCAGTTGGGATGGATGATGTGTGCTATCATGTTTATCTCGACGGTAGCCGCTTTGTCTCTGACACCGATGCTTTGTTCGCAGTTGCTTCGTTTGCAGAAGAAACAGTCTAAAGCCTTTACGTTGTTTTTCAAACCGATAGAATGCGGACTTGACGGTTTGGATAATTGGTATGCTCGTATGTTAAACTGGGCGGTACGTCACCGTGCATCGGTGCTTATCGGTTGTGTGGCTTTCTTTATACTTAGTTTACTGTGCGCCAAAGCAGTTGGTACGGAATTTTTCCCGGCGCAGGACAATGCGCGTATTGCCGTTAAACTGGAATTACCGATAGGGACACGTAAGGAAGTGGCACAGGCGCTTTCGGAGAAACTGACCAATCAATGGCTGGAGAAATATAAGGGGGTTATGAAGATTTGTAATTATACTGTAGGGCAGGCCGATTCGGACAATACCTGGGCATCTATGCAGGATAACGGTTCGCATATCATTTCTTTCAATATTAGCTTGGTGGATCCGGGTGAACGTAGTGTTACGTTGGAAACCGTCTGCGACGAGATGCGTGATGATTTGAAGAAGTATCCGGAATTCAGCAAAGCGCAAGTTATCTATGGTGGTAGCAGTAGTGGCATGTCTGCCCAGGCCACTGCCGACTTCGAGGTTTATGGTTACAATATGGCAGAAACCGACAGTGTTGCCGCCAGCTTGAAGCGTGCATTACAGGGAGTGAAAGGAGTGTCTGAAGTGAATATCAGTCGCAGTGATTACCAGCCTGAATATCAGGTTGACTTTGACCGTGAGAAACTGGCATTGCATGGGCTGAACTTGTCCACTGCTGCTACTTATCTGCGTAACCGAATCAATGGGGCTACTGCTTCGAAGTATCGCGAGGATGGTGATGAGTATGACATCAAAGTGCGTTATGCTCCTGAGTATCGTACCAGTTTGGATGCCATTGAGAACATCCTTGTTTACAATGCCAAGGGTGAAGGTGTCCGTATCAAGGATCTCGGTACGGTGGTCGAGCGTTTTGCTCCTCCCACCATTGAACGTAAGGATCGTGAACGTATTGTGACGGTATCTGCCGTAATCTCCGGTGCTCCGTTGGGTAATGTGGTAGCGGCCGGCAATGCTATAATTGATAAGATGGATATCCCGTCGGATGTCACTATTCAGGTGTCCGGTTCGTTCGAAGACCAGCAGGACTCGTTCCGGGATTTGGGTACATTGGGGGTATTGATAATCATTCTTGTGTTCATAGTGATGGCTGCTCAATTCGAGTCGTTGACCTATCCCTTTATCCTGATTCTTTCTGTGCCGTTCGCGATGAGTGGTGTGCTGATGGCATTGTTTATTACTAATACAACGTTGAGTGTGATGAGTTTGTTGGGAAGCATCATGTTAATTGGCATTGTGGTGAAGAATGGTATTGTACTTATCGATTATACTATTCTTTGCCGCGAGCGTGGGCAGTCGGTGCTGAATGCGGTGGTTACGGCCGGCAAGAGTCGTCTCCGTCCGGTGCTGATGACTACCATGACTACTATACTTGGCATGATTCCGATGGCGGTAAGTACAGGACAGGGGGCTGAGATGTGGAGTCCTATGGCTATAGCCGTAATTGGCGGTCTGGCGGTTTCCACGATTCTGACCTTGATTTATGTCCCGACGATGTATTGTATTTTTGGTGGCGTAGGTATCAAGCGTCAGCGTCGCAAGATGCACAAGCAGATGGATGCTTATTTTAAAGAGCAAAATTGACAACCGCCAAATTATCAACTAATAGATATAATTAAAGATATGAAATCCGTATTAATTACATTCGATCAAGCATATTATGAACGCATCATTGCCACTTTGGACAGATTGAGCTGTCGTGGCTTCACATATTGGGAACAAGTGCGCGGGCGCGGCAGTAAGACGGGTGATCCGCATTATGGAAGTCATGCATGGCCTTCCATGTGTTCTGCCATCCTTGCGATGGTGGATGACGAAAAAGTAGATCCCTTGTTGGAAGTCCTGCATAATATGGACAGACAAACCGAGCAATTGGGGCTGAGAGCATTTGTCTGGAATATCGAAAAGACCATTTAGAACCTGTATTTAAAGGGGGAAACCACGTTTTCTTCAGGAATATTTCTTTTTTGTAGAAGGGGATTTTCTATCTTTGTGCCCGCATTGAGTTATGGAGAAGAATGTTTTGAAACATACGGGTTTGTTGGTGTTCGTTGTGGTAGTGACGTTACTGTTGATACACCTGTTGCCGGGCATTACGATAGGCGGGCACGTGATGAGGCGTGTGGACATCTTGGGAGATGTGCGGAATGTTCCCGAACCGATAATTGAGCCTGACAGTCTGCTGCCTCCGCTGCCCAAAGTAAAGCCTGCTTTTGTAGATACCTGCCGCACGGGAATGACTTGCATCGAAGATTACAGCGATTCCACTTTGCGGGGAATGACGAAGTTCTATCGTGCCATTGATGAACTGAAGGAAAAGCCCCGTCCCGTGCGAATTGCCTATTTCGGTGATTCTTTTATTGAAGCCGATATTCTGACGGCAGATTTGCGTGAGATGCTTCAAAAGAAATATGGCGGTTGCGGCGTGGGATTTGTCACCATCACTTCCATGACCAGTGGTTACCGTCCTACAGTACGTCACTCTTTCGGAGGATGGCAGAGCCATTCTATAATGGATTCTGTTTTTTTTGACCGCAGCAAGCAGGGAGTGTCCGGACATTACTTCATTTCACATGCCGGTGCATACGTAGAGTTGAAAGGGCAGAAATCGTACGCTTCCAGACTGGATACCTGCCAACGTGCCAGTATCTTTTTCTACAATCGTGGTGAAGCCGTCCTTACGGTACGTGTAAATCGTGAAGAGACTGTCACTGAAACCTTCGAGCCTATCAATGATTTACAGCAGATGACTGTGGAAGGGCATATCGGTTCTGTGCGCTGGACGGTAGAGAGGGCCGATTCCACTCTTTTCTATGGTCTTGCCTTGGATGGTACTTCCGGCATTGCGCTGGACAACTTCTCTTTGCGTGGCACTTCCGGTCTTTCCCTCCGTTCGGTTCCTGTGTGGATGATGCGCAAGTTCAACGAACAGCGTCCCTACGATTTGATAGTCCTGCAATACGGTTTGAACGTGGCTACCGAGCGTGGGCGGAATTATGATAAATACATTGCAGGCATGCGGACAACGTTACAACATTTGAAGGAGGCTTTTCCACAGGCAGCCATTTTGGTGGTCAGTGTGGGTGATCGTGACTATAAGACGGAAGACGGAGATTTGCGTACGATGCCCGGTATCAAAAATTTGGTTCGCTACCAGCAGAATCTGGCTGCAGATGAGGCTGTTGCTTTCTGGAATATGTTCGAGGCAATGGGCGGGGATGGCAGTATGGCGGGGATGGTGCATGCCAAGCCGTCATTGGCCAATTACGATTATACGCATATCAACTTCCGTGGTGGCAAATATCTGGCGGAACTTCTTTATAAGGCACTGATTTACGGTAAGGAACAATATGACAAAAGGAGGGCCTATGAAGAAGCGGAACCATAGGTATATACAGTGGAACGGCTTGCTGTTTACGATTTGTTGCACTGTACTGCTGGTCGTTCTTTCCGGTATGTCTTCGCTTTATGCGCAGGATGCACTTCCCGATATTCCTTCCGGACATAGGAGGGGTAAGAATTGCGATACTCTCTATCTCCGTTCACAACGTACGGATACGGTAAAGATTCCTTTGATAACTTTCCCTGCCGCCTTTCGACAACTGAAGGAAAATGAACTTACGGATAGCCTCGGGCTCCTGAAGCCATTTTGGGAGAAACTTCACCGGTTGTATATCGGTGTTTCTGCAGATACTGTGCGTATAGTCCATGTGGGAGACAGCCATATTCGCGGGCATATTTTTCCTCGTACTGTCGGTGAACTGATGCAGCATACTTTCGGCGCTGTTTCTTATACGGATGTGGGCATCAACGGTGCTTCCTGCGTCACTTTCACTCAATCCGGCCGCATTGAGGAGATTGCTGCGCTTCATCCCGACCTGCTTATTCTCTCTTTTGGAACAAATGAAAGCCATAACCGTCGTTATAACATATTGCTGCACTATCATCAGATTGACGACCTTGTGCGGATGCTTCGTGACAAATTGCCTGGTGTACCGATGCTTATGACTACTCCTCCGGGGTCATACGAGAGTTTTCGTCAGAGCCGTCGTCACTATGTCTATAAAATTAATCCGCGTACGTCAGTTGCCGTGCAGACCATTAGCCGTTATGCCGATGAGAATGGCTTGGCTGTCTGGGATATGTATGAAATACTGGGTGGGACTCGCCGCGCCTGTCTCAATTGGAAGGAAGCCGGACTGATGCGCCCCGATCATGTGCACTATCTGCCTGACGGTTATCGTCTGCAAGGCGAACTGTTTCATCAAGCCTTATTAAAAGCTTATAATGATTATGTGGAATATTGATGAATTCTTTTCTGGACTTGATATAGACCTGAACCGGGTATGCGATATCTTTATGTACGATCCCCATTCGCCAATGATATTCAGCAGCGGTGTTTTTCTTTGGCTGTTTGCTGCATTTACATTGGTTTATCTGCTGTTGCAACGTCGTACAACGGCTCGGTTGCTGTTTGTTACTCTGTTCTCTTACTTTTTTTATTATAAGAGTAGCGGGACGTATTTCTTTCTGCTGGCAGTTGTCACGGTGTGCGATTTCTTCATTGCTCGCCTGATGGTTCGTGAATCTGTGTCATGGCGGCGCAAGGCATGGGTGATGCTGAGTTTGGCCATCAATTTGGGGCTGTTGTGCTACTTCAAGTACACCAATTTCTTCGGTGGGTTCATAGCTTCTCTAACGGGCGGCACATTTGCGGCATTGGATATATTTCTTCCGGTGGGTATCTCATTCTTTACTTTTCAGTCTCTGAGTTATACCATTGATGTGTATCGCCGGGAGATAACGCCCCTCGCTAATCTGTTGGATTATGCTTTCTATGTGTCTTTTTTCCCTCAGTTGGTAGCGGGGCCTATTGTACGTGCCAAGGACTTCATACCGCAGATACGCCGGCCGCTGTTTGTCTCCCATGAAATGTTCGGACGGGGAATCTTCCTCATCGTCAGCGGGCTGTTCAAGAAAGCGATTATATCAGACTATATCAGTGTGAACTTTGTAGAGCGCATCTTCGACAATCCTACTCTCTATTCGGGGGTGGAGAATCTGATGGGTGTTTACGGCTATGCTTTGCAGATTTATTGTGACTTCTCCGGATATAGCGACATGGCCATCGGTATTGCTCTGCTGCTGGGCTTTCACTTCAACATTAACTTCGATTCTCCTTATAAGTCCGCTTCCATCACGGAGTTCTGGAGGAGGTGGCACATCTCGCTTTCCAGTTGGTTGAAAGATTATCTGTACATTTCGTTGGGAGGTAACCGGAGGGGAAAAATCCGCCAGTATGTCAATCTCATTATCACTATGTTTCTGGGTGGATTGTGGCATGGTGCTTCCTGGAATTTTGTGTTGTGGGGGATGTTGCATGGCGTTGCGCTTGCCGTCCATAAGTTCTGGATGGGCATTGCCGGCAGGAAAAAAGGAACGCATAGTCGCGGCATTTTGCGTTTTTTCGATATACTTGTCACTTTCCATTTTGTATGTTTCTGCTGGATATTTTTCCGCAATGCAGAGTTTTCTGCTTCGATAGATATGTTGAGGCAGATATTCACAGCATTCCGTCCGCAACTTCTCCCGCAATTGCTGGAAGGTTATTGGAGTGTGTTTGCTTTGATGGCATTGGGGTATTTCCTGCATTTTGCGCCTGGCAGTTGGGAGCGTGGTTGCACCAAAGCGGTCGTCCGTCTTCCGTTGCTTGGCAAGGCGGTGTTGATGGTCGTTATCATTTACTTGGTTATTCAGATGAAAAGCTCGGAGATACAGCCGTTCATTTACTTTCAGTTTTAAGCCTTTGGGCATGCGTGATTTTGATGAATCCTGATGCGTTACTCAGAAAAGAGATGGTATTGGGATTCTTTATTCCGGTTCCATATTTGCATCTATATACCCACTATCCTGCATCTATATATCGCGTTTCCTGGATCTATATATCGAGTAACCTGGATCTATAGATGCAGTCCGGTGGATCTATAGATGCAGCAAGCCCGATATATAGATGATATATTCTTCTCTTTTATCTTACTTTCTTCCTTCCTTTTCACGCCGTTTGCGGCTGCATGGATCTTTTCCCGTTCCCCCCGATTCCCGTGCCTGCTTCTTCCCTTCCCCTTCGCCCGCTTTATATATATAATGTGTCCCCTTCTTCTTTTTTAATCTTCCTTTTCCATCGGCATAAAACCATGTCTTCCCTCTTCCTTTGTCAATCAGCCTGTTAGGTATTGTATTGAAAAAAACTTCAGAAAAAGGTTTGGATATATTTGTTTCGTGTTTGTAAAATCTCTACTTTTGCACCCGCTTTCCAAGAGACGGGGAGCCTTGAGATTGACATTCTGAGAGAGACGGATCATGAGGGCAGGCCCTTTTTCCCTTTCCCCTCCCTTTCGCAAAGAGAGACGACGAGGAGAAAGAAAAAAGAAAAACTTCAGAAATATTTGGAGCATATACTTAAAAGTTCTTACCTTTGCATCCGCTTTCCTAAAGAAAGCCGATTTGAAACAAGCGATCTTTGAACAGATTTACATAAACAATACAAGTAGTACAAGAGCAAGGCACTTGACTTTTTTTATAAAGACGAGTGTCTTGGGTATAATGAAAGAACCGTCAATACTTATAATATATAGGTAAAGATAAACTTTTAATAAACCGAGCGTCCTGAACAGAGCAAAGACCGGCAGCAATGCCGGTTGACAATACTTTTACAATGAAGAGTTTGATCCTGGCTCAGGATGAACGCTAGCTACAGGCTTAACACATGCAAGTCGAGGGGCAGCATTGTCATAGCAATATGACAGATGGCGACCGGCGCACGGGTGAGTAACACGTATCCAACCTGCCTTCCACTCGGGAATAGCCTTTCGAAAGAAAGATTAATGTCCGATGGCACTGAAATAGGCCATCCTATTTCAGTTAAAGAATTTCGGTGGAAGATGGGGATGCGTTCCATTAGCTTGTTGGCGGGGTAACGGCCCACCAAGGCATCGATGGATAGGGGTTCTGAGAGGAAGGTCCCCCACATTGGAACTGAGACACGGTCCAAACTCCTACGGGAGGCAGCAGTGAGGAATATTGGTCAATGGGCGGGAGCCTGAACCAGCCAAGTAGCGTGAAGGATGACTGCCCTATGGGTTGTAAACTTCTTTTATAAGGGAATAAAACGGGCCACGTGTGGCCTTTTGCATGTACCTTATGAATAAGGATCGGCTAACTCCGTGCCAGCAGCCGCGGTAATACGGAGGATCCGAGCGTTATCCGGATTTATTGGGTTTAAAGGGAGCGCAGACGGGGTCTTAAGTCAGTTGTGAAAGTTTGCGGCTCAACCGTAAAATTGCAGTTGATACTGGGGCTCTTGAGTGCAGTATAGGCAGGCGGAATTCGTGGTGTAGCGGTGAAATGCTTAGATATCACGAAGAACTCCGATTGCGAAGGCAGCCTGCTGGACTGTAACTGACGTTCATGCTCGAAAGTGCGGGTATCAAACAGGATTAGATACCCTGGTAGTCCGCACAGTAACGATGAATACTCGCTGTTGGCGATACACAGTCAGCGGCCAAGCGAAAGCGTTAAGTATTCCACCTGGGGAGTACGCCGGCAACGGTGAAACTCAAAGGAATTGACGGGGGCCCGCACAAGCGGAGGAACATGTGGTTTAATTCGATGATACGCGAGGGACCTTACCCGGGCTTGAATTGCTAATGAATATGGCGGAAACGTCATAGCCGCAAGGCATTAGTGAAGGTGCTGCATGGTTGTCGTCAGCTCGTGCCGTGAGGTGTCGGCTTAAGTGCCATAACGAGCGCAACCCTTATCTATAGTTACCATCAGGCAATGCTGGGGACTCTATGGAGACTGCCGTCGTAAGATGTGAGGAAGGTTGGGATGACGTCAAATCAGCACGGCCCTTACGTCCGGGGCTACACACGTGTTACAATGGGGGGTACAGAAGGCAGCTACACAGCGATGTGATGCTAATCCCAAAAACCTCTCTCAGTTCGGACTGGAGTCTGCAACCCGACTCCACGAAGCTGGATTCGCTAGTAATCGCGCATCAGCCACGGCGCGGTGAATACGTTCCCGGGCCTTGTACACACCGCCCGTCAAGCCATGAAAGCCGGGGGTACCTGAAGTGCGTAACCGCAAGGAGCGCCCTAGGGTAAAACTGGTGATTGGGGCTAAGTCGTAACAAGGTAGCCGTACCGGAAGGTGCGGCTGGAACACCTCCTTTCTGGAGCGACGCTCACGTTACGCCAATCTTCAATGATTGACACTATTAAAAGTTGGTTCTTTCAGTGATACTGACATCAGAACCTCTTCGTACTACGCGTACTTGTTTATATATGATATAATGAGAAAGAAGAAGCCGAGCCGTAAGGCGAGGTTGAACTCGACAGTCCTATAGCTCAGTTGGTTAGAGCGCTACACTGATAATGTAGAGGTCGGCAGTTCAACTCTGCCTGGGACTACGTAAAGAGTTAGAAGTTGACAGTTCGAAGTTGATGGTTATTGTAACTTTCATCTTTCCACTTTCCACTTTCAACTAAAAAACGGGGGATTAGCTCAGCTGGCTAGAGCACCTGCTTTGCACGCAGGGGGTCAACGGTTCGAATCCGTTATTCTCCACATTCCATTCATTTGGAAGATGATCTTTGACATGATGTAACGAAAAAAGTAAAGTAAGAGCTGAAAGTATATATCGACCATACGTGATCGGTAAGACAAAAAGTAAGCAAGGGCGCATGGCGGATGCCTTGGCTCTCGGAGGCGATGAAGGACGTGATAAGCTGCGATAAGCTTCGGGTAGGTGCAAATGACCTTTGATCCGGAGATTTCCGAATGGGACAACCCGGTTAGTTGAAGACTAACCATTCTGCATAGCAGAAGGCTAACGCAGGGAACTGAAACATCTTAGTACCTGCAGGAACAGAAAATAAATAATGATTCCCCCAGTAGTGGCGAGCGAACGGGGAACAGCCCAAACCATACATGTTACGGCATGTATGGGGTTGTAGGACCACGTCGTGGGACGAAAGTTGGTGAGTGGAATGATCTGGAAAGTTCAGTCATAGACGGTGACAACCCGGTACACGAAGCCGACCGAACCTTAGTGGTATCCTGAGTAGCGCGGAGCACGAGGAATTCTGCGTGAATCTGCCG
Above is a window of Bacteroides helcogenes P 36-108 DNA encoding:
- a CDS encoding efflux RND transporter permease subunit, giving the protein MSLYEGAVKKPIMTSLCFLAVVIFGLFSLSKLPIDLYPDIDTNTIMVMTAYPGASASDIENNVTRPLENVLNSVSNLKHITSRSSENMSLITLEFEFGNDIDVLTNDVRDKLDMVSSSLPDDVENPIIFKFSTDMIPIVLLSVQANESQAALYKILDDRVVNPLARIPGVGTVSISGAPQREIQVYCDPYKLEAYNLSIETISSIIGAENRNIPGGNFDIGNETYSLRVEGEFDDSRQLEDIVVGTHNGASIHLRDVAKVVDTVEERAQETYNNGVKGAMIVVQKQSGANSVEISEKVQQALPRLQKNLPSDVKLGVIVDTSENILNTIDSLTETVMYALLFVVIVVFLFLGRWRATLIICITIPLSLIASFIYLAVSGNTINIISLSSLSIAIGMVVDDAIVVLENVTTHIERGSEPKQAAVHGTNEVAISVVASTLTMIAVFFPLTMVSGMSGVLFKQLGWMMCAIMFISTVAALSLTPMLCSQLLRLQKKQSKAFTLFFKPIECGLDGLDNWYARMLNWAVRHRASVLIGCVAFFILSLLCAKAVGTEFFPAQDNARIAVKLELPIGTRKEVAQALSEKLTNQWLEKYKGVMKICNYTVGQADSDNTWASMQDNGSHIISFNISLVDPGERSVTLETVCDEMRDDLKKYPEFSKAQVIYGGSSSGMSAQATADFEVYGYNMAETDSVAASLKRALQGVKGVSEVNISRSDYQPEYQVDFDREKLALHGLNLSTAATYLRNRINGATASKYREDGDEYDIKVRYAPEYRTSLDAIENILVYNAKGEGVRIKDLGTVVERFAPPTIERKDRERIVTVSAVISGAPLGNVVAAGNAIIDKMDIPSDVTIQVSGSFEDQQDSFRDLGTLGVLIIILVFIVMAAQFESLTYPFILILSVPFAMSGVLMALFITNTTLSVMSLLGSIMLIGIVVKNGIVLIDYTILCRERGQSVLNAVVTAGKSRLRPVLMTTMTTILGMIPMAVSTGQGAEMWSPMAIAVIGGLAVSTILTLIYVPTMYCIFGGVGIKRQRRKMHKQMDAYFKEQN
- a CDS encoding PG0541 family transporter-associated protein gives rise to the protein MKSVLITFDQAYYERIIATLDRLSCRGFTYWEQVRGRGSKTGDPHYGSHAWPSMCSAILAMVDDEKVDPLLEVLHNMDRQTEQLGLRAFVWNIEKTI
- a CDS encoding SGNH/GDSL hydrolase family protein, which produces MEKNVLKHTGLLVFVVVVTLLLIHLLPGITIGGHVMRRVDILGDVRNVPEPIIEPDSLLPPLPKVKPAFVDTCRTGMTCIEDYSDSTLRGMTKFYRAIDELKEKPRPVRIAYFGDSFIEADILTADLREMLQKKYGGCGVGFVTITSMTSGYRPTVRHSFGGWQSHSIMDSVFFDRSKQGVSGHYFISHAGAYVELKGQKSYASRLDTCQRASIFFYNRGEAVLTVRVNREETVTETFEPINDLQQMTVEGHIGSVRWTVERADSTLFYGLALDGTSGIALDNFSLRGTSGLSLRSVPVWMMRKFNEQRPYDLIVLQYGLNVATERGRNYDKYIAGMRTTLQHLKEAFPQAAILVVSVGDRDYKTEDGDLRTMPGIKNLVRYQQNLAADEAVAFWNMFEAMGGDGSMAGMVHAKPSLANYDYTHINFRGGKYLAELLYKALIYGKEQYDKRRAYEEAEP
- a CDS encoding SGNH/GDSL hydrolase family protein, which gives rise to MKKRNHRYIQWNGLLFTICCTVLLVVLSGMSSLYAQDALPDIPSGHRRGKNCDTLYLRSQRTDTVKIPLITFPAAFRQLKENELTDSLGLLKPFWEKLHRLYIGVSADTVRIVHVGDSHIRGHIFPRTVGELMQHTFGAVSYTDVGINGASCVTFTQSGRIEEIAALHPDLLILSFGTNESHNRRYNILLHYHQIDDLVRMLRDKLPGVPMLMTTPPGSYESFRQSRRHYVYKINPRTSVAVQTISRYADENGLAVWDMYEILGGTRRACLNWKEAGLMRPDHVHYLPDGYRLQGELFHQALLKAYNDYVEY
- a CDS encoding MBOAT family O-acyltransferase; translation: MWNIDEFFSGLDIDLNRVCDIFMYDPHSPMIFSSGVFLWLFAAFTLVYLLLQRRTTARLLFVTLFSYFFYYKSSGTYFFLLAVVTVCDFFIARLMVRESVSWRRKAWVMLSLAINLGLLCYFKYTNFFGGFIASLTGGTFAALDIFLPVGISFFTFQSLSYTIDVYRREITPLANLLDYAFYVSFFPQLVAGPIVRAKDFIPQIRRPLFVSHEMFGRGIFLIVSGLFKKAIISDYISVNFVERIFDNPTLYSGVENLMGVYGYALQIYCDFSGYSDMAIGIALLLGFHFNINFDSPYKSASITEFWRRWHISLSSWLKDYLYISLGGNRRGKIRQYVNLIITMFLGGLWHGASWNFVLWGMLHGVALAVHKFWMGIAGRKKGTHSRGILRFFDILVTFHFVCFCWIFFRNAEFSASIDMLRQIFTAFRPQLLPQLLEGYWSVFALMALGYFLHFAPGSWERGCTKAVVRLPLLGKAVLMVVIIYLVIQMKSSEIQPFIYFQF